The following is a genomic window from Actinomycetota bacterium.
CCGAGGCGCTCGCGGCGGAGCTCTCGAAGTGGGACGAGCCCGGCCGTAAGCTGATCCGCATGCCGGTTCACGAGGCCGGCTTCACGCGGACGAACGTGAGGTAGCCGCTACACGCGATCGCGGATGCCCCGGCGCGTCCGGGGCGTTCGCATGACCGGGCTCGTCAGATCAGTCACGTGTGTTCTCATACCGTTCCCTCCGCGGAGGCGGAAGGAATCGAACCCACCAGACCCCTTGCGAAGCGCGTACGCGAACCCGCCGCGCTGCGTCGCTTGCGGCCAGCAGGTTACAGCGGCAGGGAAGCTATTCTCGAATATTGTGGATCGTTACGGTGATAGGCGCTCTCGCGAGAGGTCCATCAGCGGTGATGATTTCGCCGTCGACGGCGACGGCAGCGCCAACGTAGAGCGCGTCGTACGCCGAAACGTTGTCCCGTAAACCGAACGCAGCAACGAGGAGCGGGCGGTGAGATAGCCGCGCGAAGGGCCAAGCGATGAGCATATCTACCGCTTCGCCTGCACGTTGCGGAGAGACGATGCCTTGAAGCGTCTTGCGGCGGATGAAAGAGATCACTTCGGCATCGATGAGCTCGGGCGCAACGACGACCTCCCGACCGATCAGATCCAGAGCCCGTTCGCCGAGCGGAGTTCGGAAGAGCACCTCGGCCGCCGCCGAGGCATCGATCACATAGGTCAACCGCTTTTCCGTGCTTTGCTTCGATGCGGAGTGTCGAGGTCGACGTCGCGCTCTCCGCGGATCTCCTCGATGTCCCGGGCGGCGGGCCGATCGAGCACGACGGCGCTGAGTCGCGCGAGCCGGCGACCGAATTCAGCGGGCGTCGGAACACTGAGATCACGCTCGATGAGCGAAAGAAGATAGTCGCTCATGCTTCGGCCTTCTTTGCGCGCGCGCCGTCTGACGCGTTCGCGAATCTCAATAGGGACGCCTCGGATCTGAATGTTCGTCGTTTCCATGATTGGCAAGCTAGCATGCAATATGCATGCTGTCAAAAAGGGTGGATCGGGATGGGTCCCGGCCCTGGCAGAGGTGCAAGCGTCTGGGCGAACACGCTCGCCATGTGTGCGCCGTCCATGCCGCCTCGTTCGAGCAGCGATTCCGCTCCCTCGAAGGGCGCCCCGAGCGCGTCGCCGACCAGCGCGCCGCGGAACTTAGCTGCGAGCTTCTCCGGCTCCTCCGGCCTCACTGATCCTTGCGTGTGCCGGAACCGAGCCCGCCGGTGTCGGTCCCCCATGCGTGGCGGCTCACCACCGGCATTGCGTCGGGCGGCAGTGGTGCCTTGGAGCGCGTGAGTGTCTCGATCAGCGCCCGGTCGCAGGTCCGGCAGAGCTGCACCTTGGTGTAGCCAACGACCGACATCTGGTCGCCGCGCACCTTCTCGACGACCGCCTTTGGCGCCTCGACCAGGTCGCGTCCGCCGCAGTTCGGGCAGGTGGGTCGGGGATCGCGCTCCCAGCTGTGCCCGCACGTGTCGCAGATCAGCACGATCACCTCGGCATCGCGCTCGCCGCGCAGCCGCTCCCGCTCGCCGCAGGAGGGGCAGGCGATGTCTCGGGTCATGGCGTTCCGATCGGGATGCCGGGAAGCTCTTCCCAAAGCTGGCGGATGTCGGAGAACCGGCGTGCGGGGAGCTGCTCGAGCGTCGAGATGACCGCCACGGGGGCGCCGGCGCTGCGCGCACGCTCCAGAAGACCCTGCTTGGTGGCGGGGCCAGCCTGGGTGAACTCCATCGCGACGCACTCGATGATCTGCATGCGGGTGGGTCTGCTCATGAGCGTGGTCCTCGCCTCGTCGTGTTCCCGGACCCCGTTGTACCTTACTCTAACGTTAGGGTAGAGTGTCGACACGATGAGCTCCACAGAAACCCCCCAACCGCGCG
Proteins encoded in this region:
- a CDS encoding type II toxin-antitoxin system VapC family toxin codes for the protein MIDASAAAEVLFRTPLGERALDLIGREVVVAPELIDAEVISFIRRKTLQGIVSPQRAGEAVDMLIAWPFARLSHRPLLVAAFGLRDNVSAYDALYVGAAVAVDGEIITADGPLARAPITVTIHNIRE
- a CDS encoding Arc family DNA-binding protein, encoding METTNIQIRGVPIEIRERVRRRARKEGRSMSDYLLSLIERDLSVPTPAEFGRRLARLSAVVLDRPAARDIEEIRGERDVDLDTPHRSKARKSG
- a CDS encoding DUF2795 domain-containing protein translates to MSRPTRMQIIECVAMEFTQAGPATKQGLLERARSAGAPVAVISTLEQLPARRFSDIRQLWEELPGIPIGTP